The following coding sequences are from one Lolium rigidum isolate FL_2022 chromosome 6, APGP_CSIRO_Lrig_0.1, whole genome shotgun sequence window:
- the LOC124659535 gene encoding serine/threonine-protein phosphatase 4 regulatory subunit 3B-like: MVTDFGEQMHCQFLEILRILMDSFTMSGAHRDVIIEIFYERHLDYLVDVIASCCPPRSITRRATNSAAVGRNTEVHRIKPEILLNICELLCFCVVHHPYRIKCNFLMNNAIEKILTMTRRSEKFLVVAAVRFMRTIISRNDEHLVRHVVKFNLLKPIIDAFVENGDRYNMLQSGVLELLEHIRKENLKPLVIYVIESFSDQLMKFEHFGSIQAFKLKYQQYLESAETRLSASVPDIRKKAEGRGLEKEEEDYFNEDSDEEDSVRRTKHAHDEERKADVANGSEADDISSRPKSGGLVDYADDDDEDFNPPPKEPDRPAEDDELLKISRVKRKSVNTGDGKHADGEVRKRQKIETRITCSKISALTSLASKHKDSHVSSSPSCEVNGIMGEHATHSVEQQHSTDTAETSRQIGGDCIKAMGNLSSEKAVNTTKTNDSEPYSVR, encoded by the exons ATGGTAACTGACTTCGGTGAGCAAATGCACTGTCAATTTCTGGAAATTCTGCGTATATTGATGGATTCTTTCACCATGTCTGGAGCACAT AGAGATGTAATTATTGAGATTTTCTATGAAAGGCACCTTGACTATTTGGTTGATGTAATAGCATCCTGTTGTCCTCCGAGGAGTATTACTCGAAGAGCAACTAACTCAGCTGCCGTTGGTAGAAACACTGAAGTTCACCGTATTAAGCCAGAAATTCTGCTAAATATTTGTGAATTGTTATGCTTTTGTGTAGTCCATCATCCATACAGAATTAA GTGCAACTTCCTTATGAACAATGCGATAGAGAAAATCCTTACCATGACTCGCCGAAGCGAGAAGTTTTTGGTTGTTGCAGCTGTCAGGTTTATGCGTACAATTATATCCAGAAAT GATGAGCATCTTGTTCGCCATGTTGTGAAATTTAACCTGTTGAAACCAATAATTGATGCATTTGTTGAAAATGGGGATAGATACAACATGCTACAGTCAGGAGTACTTGAACTGTTGGAACACATACGGAAG GAAAATCTAAAACCTCTTGTTATCTATGTTATTGAGTCTTTCTCGGATCAGCTTATGAAGTTTGAACATTTCGGGAGCATTCAGGCCTTCAAACTCAAGTATCAACAG TACCTGGAGAGTGCTGAAACAAGATTAAGTGCTAGTGTGCCCGACATAAGAAAGAAGGCAGAAGGAAGAGgtcttgagaaggaagaggaagattaTTTCAATGAGGACAG TGACGAGGAAGATTCAGTCAGGCGAACTAAACATGCACATGATGAAGAAAGAAAGGCTGATGTAGCTAATGGAAGTGAAGCTGATGACATATCCTCAAG GCCTAAATCTGGTGGACTCGTGGACTATGccgatgatgacgatgaggatTTCAATCCACCACCTAAGGAGCCAGATAGGCCTGCAGAGGATGATGAGCTCTTAAAGATTTCTAGGGTGAAGCGCAAGTCGGTGAACACGGGGGATGGCAAACATGCAGATGGGGAGGTTCGAAAAAGACAAAAGATAGAAACGAGGATTACTTGTTCCAAGATTTCTGCTTTGACTAGTCTGGCTAGCAAACACAAGGATTCACATGTCTCGAGCTCTCCAAGTTGCGAGGTCAATGGTATAATGGGGGAGCATGCTACACATTCTGTTGAGCAACAACATTCCACAGACACCGCAGAAACTTCACGACAAATTGGAGGTGATTGTATTAAAGCCATGGGGAATTTGTCTAGTGAGAAGGCTGTAAATACCACCAAAACAAACGATTCAGAGCCCTACTCAGTGAGATGA